The proteins below come from a single Streptococcus hyointestinalis genomic window:
- a CDS encoding DUF2079 domain-containing protein, whose product MSYTSETLSGQTRENLSRLSRSYHVGERRNHDRNFRVPRSHRFYLLLLSLVVSLCSIALPFFTGYANGWQSENLYTGVMMVRGQLPYSDVFAIGGFFYYLLILVSDLLGSLLWLIPFQLVFFYVAGVYFYKIVYYLSTRRDVTLAFAFIFYLLNLVLGFGGLYPSQFGMPFVLIGIWFLLRYFAGLVKDEAFILYGFISAFALLFDPQSVVFWLLSFVTVGIYNLSHKHFARGFYQLLCIIFGTLLIIYTAGYFIFNLQILSPYIKQAFIYPFTSPTMGSDNVILAFVLQLVVALGSGLLYGLFGTFKRKDNKIGTILLALTTIVYLVLALLSSDYCLYHLLPLTMYGLILTAANFRDRSRRRAKNAGMSEVIATYIKRGFYLPALLVVIALGHLGYRVVTMTSLNHERSLTASYVAKKTSSDDTIYVWDKVAGIYTDSKLKTGSQFALPTINTHNKTNHKNLVDSLLEADSAYIVVNKSMTLPASISSMLKKEYKTVSISGVKSFTVYQKK is encoded by the coding sequence GTGAGTTATACATCAGAAACCCTCTCAGGACAAACTAGAGAAAACCTCAGTCGCCTTTCTCGCTCTTATCATGTGGGTGAGAGACGTAACCATGATCGTAATTTTAGAGTGCCAAGATCACACCGCTTTTATCTGTTGCTGTTGAGTTTAGTGGTGAGTCTATGTAGCATTGCTTTGCCATTTTTTACAGGCTATGCTAATGGCTGGCAGTCAGAAAACCTCTATACTGGGGTGATGATGGTCAGAGGGCAACTGCCTTATAGCGATGTTTTTGCAATAGGTGGCTTTTTTTACTACTTGCTGATTTTGGTCAGTGACTTACTGGGGTCGCTCCTTTGGTTGATACCTTTTCAGCTTGTCTTTTTCTATGTGGCTGGTGTTTATTTCTATAAGATTGTTTACTATCTTTCGACACGCCGTGATGTCACACTGGCTTTTGCCTTTATCTTTTATTTGCTGAATCTGGTTTTAGGCTTTGGCGGTCTGTATCCAAGTCAGTTTGGGATGCCTTTTGTTCTGATTGGGATTTGGTTCTTACTGCGCTATTTTGCGGGACTTGTTAAGGATGAAGCCTTTATCCTTTATGGGTTTATCAGTGCCTTTGCCCTCTTGTTCGATCCGCAATCGGTTGTTTTTTGGCTTTTATCGTTTGTGACGGTTGGTATCTATAACCTTAGTCATAAGCATTTTGCCCGTGGATTTTATCAATTGCTCTGTATAATTTTTGGAACATTGCTAATTATCTATACAGCGGGTTATTTCATCTTTAACTTACAGATTTTGTCGCCTTATATCAAGCAAGCCTTCATCTATCCGTTTACCAGCCCTACTATGGGATCGGATAATGTTATCTTGGCTTTTGTCTTGCAATTGGTGGTGGCTTTAGGCTCGGGGCTTTTATACGGTTTATTTGGAACCTTTAAGCGAAAAGATAATAAAATAGGCACTATTTTACTTGCGCTAACGACTATTGTTTACCTTGTTTTAGCCTTGTTGTCTAGCGATTATTGCCTGTATCACTTGCTTCCATTGACCATGTATGGCTTGATTTTAACAGCAGCGAATTTCCGTGACCGTAGCCGACGCCGTGCGAAAAATGCAGGTATGTCCGAGGTGATTGCAACTTATATCAAGCGTGGCTTTTATCTGCCAGCCTTGTTAGTAGTTATTGCTCTGGGGCATTTAGGCTATCGTGTGGTGACCATGACTTCGCTCAATCATGAGCGCTCTTTGACAGCGAGCTATGTTGCTAAAAAGACTTCAAGTGATGATACTATCTATGTCTGGGATAAGGTGGCAGGTATTTATACCGATAGCAAGCTAAAGACTGGCTCACAGTTTGCATTGCCAACGATCAACACGCACAATAAAACCAATCATAAAAATCTAGTGGATAGTTTGCTAGAGGCTGACTCAGCTTATATCGTGGTCAATAAATCCATGACACTGCCAGCAAGTATCTCTAGCATGCTCAAAAAAGAGTACAAAACAGTCTCTATAAGCGGTGTAAAAAGCTTTACAGTTTATCAGAAAAAATAA
- a CDS encoding DUF1292 domain-containing protein, which yields MAHTHGHEHEMVTLVDEQGNETLFEILLTIDGREQFGKNYVLLVPAGAEEDEAGEIEIQAYSFTENEDGREGNLEPIPEDSDAEWDMIEEVFNSFMDEEA from the coding sequence ATGGCACACACTCATGGACATGAACACGAAATGGTGACTTTAGTAGACGAACAAGGCAATGAAACATTGTTTGAAATCTTGCTCACCATTGATGGTCGTGAACAGTTTGGTAAAAACTATGTTTTGCTTGTTCCTGCTGGAGCAGAAGAGGATGAAGCTGGTGAAATCGAGATTCAAGCTTATTCCTTTACTGAAAATGAAGACGGTCGTGAAGGCAATCTTGAGCCAATCCCAGAAGACTCTGACGCTGAATGGGATATGATCGAAGAAGTCTTCAACAGTTTTATGGATGAAGAAGCTTAA
- the ruvX gene encoding Holliday junction resolvase RuvX, protein MRIMGLDVGSKTVGVAISDPLGFTAQGVEIIKIDEEAGEFGFERLAELVKEYKVDKFVVGLPKNMNNTSGPRVEASQSYGEKIKELFQLPIDYQDERLTTVQAERMLVEQADVSRNKRKKVIDKLAAQLILQNYLDRTI, encoded by the coding sequence ATGAGAATAATGGGATTAGACGTTGGGTCTAAGACAGTTGGTGTTGCAATTAGCGACCCACTAGGCTTTACTGCTCAAGGCGTTGAAATCATCAAAATCGATGAAGAGGCTGGTGAATTTGGCTTTGAGCGTTTGGCTGAGTTAGTCAAAGAGTATAAGGTAGATAAGTTTGTTGTTGGACTGCCTAAAAATATGAACAACACGAGCGGTCCTCGTGTGGAGGCGAGTCAGTCTTACGGAGAGAAGATAAAAGAGCTCTTTCAGCTACCTATTGACTATCAAGATGAGAGACTTACAACTGTTCAAGCTGAGCGTATGCTGGTTGAGCAGGCAGACGTTAGTCGCAACAAGCGCAAAAAAGTGATTGATAAGCTGGCAGCGCAGCTCATTTTACAAAATTATCTAGATCGCACAATTTAA
- a CDS encoding IreB family regulatory phosphoprotein, with protein MGFTDETVRFNLDDGNKQAISETLTTVYRSLEEKGYNPINQIVGYVLSGDPAYIPRYNDARNKVRKYERDEIVEELVKFYLKGNGIDL; from the coding sequence ATGGGCTTTACAGATGAAACTGTCCGTTTTAATCTTGATGATGGCAACAAGCAAGCCATCAGCGAGACCCTAACTACTGTCTACCGTTCTCTTGAAGAGAAAGGATACAATCCTATCAATCAAATTGTTGGTTATGTGCTTAGTGGGGACCCAGCTTATATCCCTCGCTACAACGACGCACGCAATAAAGTACGTAAGTACGAGCGTGACGAAATCGTTGAGGAATTGGTTAAATTTTATCTCAAAGGAAATGGGATTGATTTATGA
- the spx gene encoding transcriptional regulator Spx: MIKIYTISSCTSCKKAKTWLNAHQLPYKEQNLGKEPLTKQEILDILSKTEDGIESIVSSKNRYAKALNCNIEDLSLSQVIDLIQENPRILKSPILIDDKRLQVGYKEDDIRAFLPRSIRDVENTEARMRAAL, encoded by the coding sequence ATGATTAAGATTTATACCATTTCAAGTTGCACAAGCTGTAAAAAAGCAAAAACTTGGCTCAATGCTCATCAACTTCCTTATAAAGAACAGAATCTTGGGAAAGAACCTTTAACAAAGCAAGAAATTTTAGACATATTATCAAAAACAGAGGATGGTATCGAGAGCATTGTCTCTTCCAAAAACCGCTATGCTAAAGCGCTCAACTGTAATATCGAGGATTTGAGCTTGAGTCAAGTGATTGATTTGATTCAGGAGAACCCTCGTATCTTGAAGAGCCCTATTCTGATTGATGATAAGCGTCTACAAGTAGGCTATAAAGAGGACGATATTCGTGCTTTCTTGCCACGCTCTATTCGTGACGTTGAAAATACAGAGGCTCGCATGCGAGCTGCTCTATAA
- the recA gene encoding recombinase RecA produces MAKKASKKPEEIKKKFGEEREKALGEALKKIEKDFGKGAIMRLGEHAEQKVQVMSSGSLALDIALGAGGYPKGRIIEIYGPESSGKTTVALHAVAQAQKEGGIAAFIDAEHALDPAYAAALGVNIDELLLSQPDSGEQGLEIAEKLIDSGAIDLVVVDSVAALVPRAEIDGDIGDSHVGLQARMMSQAMRKLGASINKTKTIAIFINQLREKVGVMFGNPETTPGGRALKFYASVRLDVRGNTQIKGTGDQKDTNVGKETKIKVVKNKVAPPFKEANVEIIYGEGISQTGELLKIASDLDIVKKAGSWYSYNDEKIGQGSENAKKYLAEHPEIFEEIDRKVRLHYGMITEEEAEKAENKSQSAKKAEDDKAPSIENEEGADELVLDLEDTIEIEE; encoded by the coding sequence TTGGCTAAGAAAGCAAGTAAAAAACCAGAAGAAATTAAGAAAAAATTTGGTGAAGAACGTGAAAAAGCTTTAGGAGAAGCTCTGAAAAAAATCGAAAAAGATTTTGGTAAAGGGGCTATCATGCGCTTGGGTGAGCATGCAGAGCAAAAGGTGCAGGTCATGAGCTCAGGCTCACTGGCACTTGATATTGCGTTAGGAGCAGGTGGTTATCCTAAAGGACGTATCATCGAAATCTACGGACCTGAAAGTTCAGGGAAAACAACAGTAGCATTGCATGCTGTAGCGCAGGCGCAAAAAGAGGGCGGTATCGCTGCCTTTATCGATGCGGAGCACGCTCTTGACCCTGCTTATGCCGCTGCTTTGGGGGTTAATATTGATGAACTTCTCTTGTCTCAGCCAGACTCTGGGGAACAAGGGCTTGAGATTGCAGAAAAGTTGATTGACTCTGGCGCTATTGACTTGGTGGTTGTCGACTCTGTTGCGGCTTTGGTACCTCGTGCAGAAATCGACGGTGATATTGGGGATTCGCATGTCGGACTTCAAGCACGTATGATGAGTCAAGCCATGCGTAAACTAGGTGCTTCCATCAACAAAACAAAGACTATCGCTATCTTTATCAACCAACTGCGTGAAAAAGTTGGGGTTATGTTTGGAAATCCAGAGACGACTCCTGGTGGACGTGCCCTCAAGTTCTATGCTTCCGTTCGTCTTGATGTGCGTGGTAATACCCAAATCAAAGGAACAGGCGACCAAAAAGACACCAATGTTGGTAAGGAAACGAAAATCAAGGTCGTTAAAAACAAGGTGGCACCACCGTTTAAGGAAGCAAATGTTGAAATCATCTATGGCGAAGGTATTTCTCAGACAGGAGAACTGTTGAAAATCGCTAGTGATCTTGACATCGTCAAAAAAGCAGGCTCATGGTATTCTTACAACGATGAGAAAATCGGACAAGGCTCAGAAAATGCCAAGAAATATCTGGCGGAGCACCCAGAAATCTTTGAAGAGATTGACCGCAAAGTCCGTCTTCACTACGGTATGATTACAGAAGAGGAAGCGGAGAAAGCGGAAAACAAGAGTCAATCGGCTAAAAAAGCCGAAGACGATAAGGCACCAAGTATCGAAAACGAAGAAGGAGCTGACGAATTAGTTCTTGATCTTGAGGATACTATTGAGATTGAAGAGTAG